One segment of Actinomycetota bacterium DNA contains the following:
- a CDS encoding transcription termination factor Rho — protein sequence MTTRSELQEKSVKDLRTIAAAVDIETDGLQKAKLIDRILNADGVAVSSEPAPIDLPVATPVETPEPAGDGEPTAASDGAATGDEADRGQDSTSGDESARSDDGGSQREQRQGDEHHQGDTQRNRRRRRRSSGGGQSQIPEGELEQREGILDILPEGYGFLRVTGYLPGELDVYVSASQIRKFGLRKGDQVSGPIRPPRSQEKFPALTRILSVNGMTAEEARQRPKFSKLTPLFPDIRLRLEVEGMPNHSLARIIDLIAPIGKGQRGMIVSPSKAGKTTVLKEIAHSIEVNNPECYVMVVLVDERPEEVTDMQRSVKGEVVYSTFDRPAEEHTQVSDLALERAKRLVEMGTDVVILLDSITRLARAHNLATPASGRILSGGVDSTALYPPKRFFGAARNIEEGGSLTIMATALVETGSRMDEVIFEEFKGTGNMELRLDRGLADRRIYPAVDISQSGTRKEELLFDRQELLQVWKLRRVLLALEPGAALELLIDRLKTTRSNTDFLAEVARST from the coding sequence ATGACCACCAGATCGGAACTCCAGGAGAAATCCGTGAAGGACCTCCGAACCATCGCGGCCGCGGTGGATATCGAGACCGATGGTCTGCAGAAGGCAAAACTCATCGACAGGATCCTGAATGCCGACGGTGTTGCGGTGAGCAGCGAGCCGGCTCCCATCGACCTTCCCGTGGCTACGCCTGTCGAAACACCCGAGCCGGCCGGCGACGGTGAGCCAACGGCTGCAAGCGATGGTGCGGCAACCGGTGACGAGGCCGATCGTGGCCAGGACTCGACCTCCGGCGACGAGTCGGCTCGTTCCGACGACGGTGGCTCTCAGCGCGAGCAGCGCCAAGGTGACGAGCATCACCAGGGCGATACTCAGCGCAACCGGAGGCGGCGTCGCCGTTCCTCCGGTGGTGGCCAGTCCCAGATCCCTGAAGGGGAACTCGAACAGCGTGAGGGCATCCTCGACATTCTTCCTGAGGGATACGGGTTCCTCAGAGTCACGGGCTACCTTCCCGGCGAGCTGGACGTCTACGTTTCCGCCAGCCAGATCCGCAAGTTCGGGCTGCGCAAGGGGGACCAGGTGAGCGGACCGATCCGGCCGCCCAGGTCACAGGAGAAGTTCCCCGCGTTGACGCGGATCCTCAGCGTGAACGGGATGACGGCCGAGGAGGCCCGGCAACGACCGAAGTTCTCCAAGCTCACACCCCTGTTCCCGGATATCAGGCTTCGACTCGAAGTGGAAGGCATGCCGAACCACAGCCTGGCGAGGATCATCGACCTGATCGCTCCAATCGGCAAAGGACAACGAGGGATGATCGTGTCCCCGTCGAAGGCCGGCAAGACCACCGTGTTGAAGGAGATCGCGCACTCGATCGAGGTCAACAACCCCGAGTGCTACGTGATGGTCGTGCTCGTCGACGAGCGTCCCGAAGAGGTCACGGACATGCAGCGTTCCGTCAAGGGCGAGGTCGTGTATTCGACTTTCGACCGTCCGGCCGAGGAACATACCCAGGTCTCCGACCTTGCGTTGGAGCGGGCGAAGCGACTCGTGGAGATGGGGACCGACGTCGTCATCCTCCTCGACTCGATCACTCGTCTGGCCCGGGCCCACAACCTCGCCACGCCGGCGAGCGGGCGGATCCTCTCCGGTGGCGTGGACTCGACGGCTCTGTACCCACCGAAGCGGTTCTTTGGAGCCGCCCGAAACATCGAAGAGGGTGGCAGCCTGACGATCATGGCCACCGCACTCGTCGAAACGGGTTCTCGCATGGACGAGGTGATCTTCGAGGAGTTCAAAGGCACCGGCAACATGGAGCTTCGGCTCGATCGCGGCCTCGCCGATCGCAGGATCTATCCTGCCGTTGACATTTCACAATCGGGAACACGCAAAGAGGAGTTGTTGTTCGACAGGCAGGAGCTTCTGCAGGTGTGGAAGCTGCGCCGAGTGCTTCTGGCACTCGAGCCCGGAGCGGCACTCGAATTGTTGATCGACCGTTTGAAGACTACGAGGTCCAACACAGATTTCCTGGCCGAGGTGGCCAGGTCTACCTAA
- the rpmE gene encoding 50S ribosomal protein L31 produces MKAGIHPKYVEATVTCSCGNTFKTRSTKPELHVDLCNECHPFFTGRQKLVDTGGRVERFQKRYGRKSFTHTDEETSDQ; encoded by the coding sequence GTGAAGGCAGGTATCCACCCCAAGTACGTGGAGGCGACGGTGACGTGTTCATGTGGGAACACGTTCAAGACCCGTTCCACGAAGCCGGAGCTGCATGTCGACCTCTGCAACGAGTGCCATCCGTTCTTCACAGGACGCCAGAAGCTCGTCGACACGGGCGGCAGGGTCGAGCGTTTCCAGAAGCGTTACGGCCGCAAGAGCTTCACGCACACCGACGAGGAAACTTCAGACCAGTAG